In Edaphobacter bradus, the following are encoded in one genomic region:
- a CDS encoding lactonase family protein has protein sequence MTFNSMGRGAIASMLSLAMGLGLTACSGTYTVGYVYATAAKNTAGLVDGFKIDYQSGDLTPLADSPVSSGGKNPVTLVAAPNQKALYVVHRDDSNVVFFAIGTDGKIYPQNTYNVTGSFPTAAAVDPAGKFLYVTFTYQNGPNGQLYTPANPGPGGVAIFPINTDNSLGTPSTFNLGRSPVGITVTKNNFVYVIAQDSATAANLFGFSANSSNGQLTPLPGVTINPGNVVSTGYPSGVTPSAIITDSSGSHLYLSDQGGNQVIGYSIASNGVPSQIGSAQTDASPAGLTIDVTGSYLYVVSFTGGSINGFTFGSNGQPVPSKVAGSVQAGTGPTCVSTIGVPNNASPTHAIYLYTSNQLSNTVTGTQLNPKDGSLIQIQNTPYSASTLPTCLVTVRSFPH, from the coding sequence ATGACGTTTAATTCAATGGGCCGTGGAGCAATAGCCTCGATGCTGTCTCTGGCGATGGGGCTAGGCCTGACGGCATGCAGCGGCACCTACACGGTTGGCTATGTGTACGCCACAGCGGCGAAGAATACTGCAGGTCTGGTCGACGGCTTCAAGATCGACTATCAGTCAGGCGACCTGACACCGCTTGCGGACTCGCCGGTCTCTTCAGGAGGCAAGAATCCGGTTACTCTCGTTGCCGCGCCGAATCAAAAGGCTCTCTACGTCGTGCATCGGGATGACTCGAACGTGGTGTTCTTCGCGATCGGAACCGATGGCAAGATCTACCCGCAGAATACCTACAATGTGACGGGCAGCTTCCCCACCGCGGCGGCTGTTGACCCCGCCGGTAAGTTTCTCTACGTCACGTTCACTTATCAGAACGGCCCCAACGGCCAGTTGTATACGCCTGCGAATCCCGGTCCTGGAGGCGTGGCGATTTTCCCCATCAACACGGATAACTCGCTGGGAACGCCCTCGACTTTCAACCTTGGGCGCAGTCCGGTCGGAATCACTGTCACCAAGAACAACTTTGTGTACGTGATCGCGCAGGACTCCGCGACGGCAGCGAATCTGTTTGGCTTTTCGGCCAACTCCTCGAACGGTCAGCTGACTCCGCTGCCGGGCGTGACGATCAATCCCGGCAATGTCGTCTCCACTGGATACCCCTCCGGCGTCACTCCGAGCGCGATCATCACGGACTCTTCGGGAAGCCATCTATACCTCTCGGACCAGGGCGGGAACCAGGTAATTGGATACTCGATCGCCTCAAACGGAGTCCCTAGCCAGATTGGCTCGGCTCAGACCGATGCATCACCTGCCGGGCTGACGATCGATGTTACCGGCTCGTATCTTTATGTTGTCAGCTTCACCGGCGGCTCGATCAACGGCTTCACCTTCGGATCGAACGGACAACCTGTCCCTTCGAAAGTGGCTGGCAGCGTACAGGCCGGAACTGGTCCGACTTGCGTCAGCACGATTGGAGTTCCCAACAATGCCTCGCCGACGCACGCCATCTATCTGTATACCTCGAATCAGTTGAGCAACACCGTCACTGGCACGCAGTTGAACCCAAAGGACGGCAGCCTGATTCAGATTCAGAACACGCCTTATAGCGCGAGCACGCTGCCAACGTGCCTGGTTACAGTGCGGTCTTTTCCGCACTAA
- a CDS encoding lactonase family protein — translation MSWRTTIRRAVSQTSTPRRSAARRAVASAILLPLAFSLTSCTRDYTVAYLYATATSASGAGVVNEYLVDYQSGALVAASGSPVKAGNNPVKLVTSPNGLFVYVVNQGDSTVQEFAVNAANGTLSSKNTYKTGSAPTSAAIDVAGKFLYVTYTYQSGYSATNPGPGGINIFPINSDNSLGTATSVNIGNNPVGIVTSNFSNYVYVVDQEPASGTSAQHGVILGFSQNTSTGALTPATGTTITTDSTGKTVATGYGAGTVPSAIAIDPTARFVYVTDRSTNQLYGSGVQAGGRLTPMTNSPFATGLLPVSITIDPRGLYLYVANFNSNTVGAYVIDQATGAAVGSVGSGSTQVGTGPSCVAIDPALGVYLYTANNLDNTITGQKLDSHNGGLKAIENTPFPASGLPTCVASVANGSHATQIVVP, via the coding sequence ATGAGTTGGAGAACGACAATCCGCAGGGCCGTCAGCCAGACCTCGACGCCACGCAGATCGGCCGCTCGCAGGGCGGTTGCCTCTGCGATCCTATTGCCTTTGGCCTTCAGCCTGACTTCGTGCACGCGCGACTACACGGTGGCATACCTGTATGCCACGGCTACGAGCGCTTCCGGAGCGGGCGTAGTCAACGAGTACCTCGTCGACTACCAGTCGGGCGCACTTGTAGCGGCCTCAGGGTCGCCAGTGAAGGCGGGAAATAACCCGGTTAAGTTGGTGACCTCACCCAACGGCCTGTTTGTGTACGTCGTCAATCAGGGCGACTCCACCGTGCAGGAGTTCGCGGTCAATGCGGCCAACGGAACACTCTCGTCGAAGAACACCTACAAGACCGGGAGCGCGCCGACCTCCGCAGCCATCGATGTCGCCGGCAAGTTCCTTTACGTGACCTACACCTACCAGAGCGGATACTCGGCGACTAACCCCGGCCCCGGTGGTATCAACATCTTTCCGATCAACTCCGACAACAGCCTCGGCACGGCAACCTCGGTCAACATTGGGAACAACCCGGTCGGCATCGTCACGAGCAACTTCAGCAACTACGTTTACGTAGTGGACCAGGAGCCAGCATCCGGAACCAGCGCTCAGCACGGCGTGATCCTCGGCTTCTCGCAGAACACGAGCACAGGCGCGCTGACGCCGGCCACAGGCACGACGATCACGACCGACAGCACAGGCAAGACGGTGGCCACAGGCTATGGAGCAGGTACCGTGCCGAGCGCCATCGCCATCGACCCAACGGCCCGCTTCGTCTACGTTACAGACCGCTCGACCAATCAGCTCTATGGGAGTGGAGTGCAGGCCGGCGGTCGGCTCACCCCGATGACCAACTCGCCCTTTGCCACGGGTCTGCTGCCGGTCTCCATTACGATTGACCCTCGCGGCCTATATCTGTACGTGGCCAACTTCAACTCGAACACCGTGGGAGCCTATGTCATCGACCAGGCCACCGGTGCGGCGGTCGGCTCGGTCGGTTCGGGGTCCACACAGGTGGGTACAGGCCCTTCCTGTGTGGCGATTGATCCTGCGCTGGGGGTTTACCTGTACACGGCCAACAATCTCGACAACACGATTACTGGCCAGAAGCTTGATTCGCATAACGGCGGTCTGAAGGCGATTGAAAACACTCCCTTCCCCGCCTCCGGACTTCCCACCTGCGTGGCCTCAGTCGCTAATGGCTCGCACGCAACCCAGATCGTCGTTCCGTAA
- a CDS encoding lactonase family protein, with product MSVAMGLGMTACGGGTIGYLWVLGTQYNQIVGYKIDDFTGNLTQVLHSPFSTNGTTPVSIVVKAGGRYVYVVNKGTTGSNATPGNISVFSVGSGGTLTFQTQYSSRGSTPVWATIDSSGSFLYVLDTLYPDTPAYPNPNGYGDITVFAIDANTGRLQLVPNQQIKDSNQTQLTFFPVGPKPIMSKVTGSGCLFTINSGDQTIFPYSIGSNGQLTVTANSTVQTGAGNLTSINSNGSYVYLTDAAATTDSPGGRVLPYTAGSNCSLNTLTGGAINNLGLTSNPTYSMVDSQGKYLYVLNRSSTNSQNPATSSISAFTIDSATGKLQTLNSTNNPFSVGSGPVCVVEDPTNQYIYTSNNISGTVTGKLINKHTGELADLQRGSNFPATGLATCLAVSGNVN from the coding sequence GTACAACCAGATCGTCGGATACAAGATCGACGATTTCACCGGAAACCTGACGCAGGTGCTGCACTCGCCCTTCTCCACAAACGGGACGACCCCTGTCTCGATCGTGGTGAAAGCTGGCGGCCGCTACGTGTACGTCGTCAATAAGGGAACTACGGGTTCCAACGCCACGCCGGGCAATATCTCGGTATTTAGCGTGGGCTCGGGCGGTACTCTCACCTTCCAGACGCAGTATTCAAGCCGCGGCTCAACCCCGGTCTGGGCAACCATCGACTCAAGCGGCAGCTTTCTTTATGTACTGGACACGCTCTATCCCGACACGCCGGCCTATCCGAATCCGAATGGCTACGGAGACATTACGGTCTTTGCGATCGATGCCAACACCGGTCGCCTGCAGCTTGTCCCGAACCAGCAGATCAAGGACAGCAACCAGACCCAGCTGACCTTCTTCCCTGTCGGACCTAAGCCCATTATGTCGAAGGTCACTGGCAGCGGCTGCCTGTTCACCATCAACAGCGGGGACCAGACGATCTTCCCGTATTCGATCGGTTCGAATGGACAGCTCACCGTTACCGCCAACTCAACCGTCCAGACCGGGGCCGGCAACCTGACCTCGATCAACTCCAACGGCAGCTATGTCTACCTGACTGACGCAGCGGCAACTACGGACAGTCCTGGAGGGCGCGTCCTGCCTTACACCGCAGGCTCCAACTGCTCGCTGAATACGCTGACCGGCGGCGCAATCAACAATCTGGGGCTCACCTCCAACCCGACCTACTCGATGGTGGATAGCCAGGGCAAGTACCTCTATGTGTTGAACCGGTCGTCAACCAACAGCCAGAATCCGGCCACCAGCTCGATCTCGGCCTTCACGATCGACTCGGCGACCGGCAAGCTGCAGACGCTTAACAGCACGAACAATCCTTTTTCCGTTGGGTCTGGACCGGTTTGCGTGGTGGAGGATCCGACGAATCAATACATCTATACCTCGAACAACATCAGCGGCACAGTGACCGGCAAACTGATCAACAAGCACACCGGAGAACTGGCAGACCTGCAGCGCGGATCGAACTTCCCGGCAACAGGACTGGCCACGTGCCTGGCCGTGAGCGGCAACGTCAACTAA